From Desulfovibrio oxyclinae DSM 11498, the proteins below share one genomic window:
- a CDS encoding DVU0524 family FlgM-associated protein produces the protein MTSPAKVQRMLRTYGRQLTSAKRLARFRRALQASGAEDEVEISRQARRRELVEKIAREIIENLIVSNTDNPVVTDIVNELERGTGTRYLFEYPLDGADVRILKETQNGPQEVTGNERLSVMRRLWELTLQRVDRTML, from the coding sequence GTGACCAGTCCGGCAAAAGTTCAACGGATGCTGCGCACATACGGAAGGCAGCTTACCAGTGCGAAGCGGCTCGCGCGTTTTCGGCGGGCACTTCAGGCATCCGGCGCCGAGGACGAGGTGGAGATTTCCCGCCAGGCACGGCGCAGGGAACTGGTCGAAAAGATTGCACGGGAGATAATCGAGAACCTGATCGTCAGCAACACGGACAACCCGGTCGTAACAGATATCGTCAACGAGCTTGAACGCGGGACCGGAACAAGGTACCTCTTTGAATACCCGCTCGACGGGGCTGACGTTCGAATTTTGAAGGAAACGCAAAACGGGCCGCAGGAAGTGACCGGCAACGAGAGACTCTCGGTCATGAGGCGGCTTTGGGAATTGACGCTGCAGCGGGTCGACAGGACCATGCTCTAG
- the flgM gene encoding flagellar biosynthesis anti-sigma factor FlgM gives MQIKNLVGEMNPYNKNKVNGSDARAEGTNNAARASKEAASGSDRIQLSSEAKLRGAAYKEALNSPDTRQKKIDDLKERVRNGTYKPDIKKAAENLIRDDLDLIK, from the coding sequence ATGCAGATCAAGAACCTTGTGGGAGAAATGAATCCCTACAACAAGAACAAGGTGAATGGATCGGACGCACGGGCCGAGGGGACGAACAATGCCGCACGCGCTTCCAAGGAAGCGGCAAGCGGCTCGGACCGCATTCAGCTGTCTTCGGAAGCGAAGCTGAGAGGGGCGGCGTACAAGGAAGCGCTGAACTCCCCCGACACGCGCCAGAAGAAGATAGACGACCTAAAGGAGCGCGTCCGCAACGGCACCTACAAGCCCGACATCAAAAAGGCCGCCGAGAATCTCATTCGCGACGACCTTGACCTGATCAAGTAG
- the fliW gene encoding flagellar assembly protein FliW: MARERKKEIMTRLGKRVIDLDSVIYFPRGLIGLEDKREYVLLRIEDDSPFILLQNLEDTSLGLLVVDPYSFLTDYNVKLETAEKKILQIENARQVAVMVTVTIPHDRPEETTLNLSGPIIINSEAKRGMQVPQLEAGYPTQYRLNG; encoded by the coding sequence ATGGCACGGGAAAGAAAGAAAGAAATAATGACCCGATTGGGCAAGCGGGTGATAGATCTCGATTCCGTGATCTACTTCCCCCGTGGACTCATCGGCCTTGAGGACAAGCGGGAATACGTCCTGCTGCGGATCGAGGACGACAGTCCGTTCATTCTCCTGCAGAACCTTGAGGATACGTCTCTCGGGCTGCTGGTGGTGGATCCGTATTCCTTCCTGACCGACTACAACGTGAAGTTGGAGACGGCGGAAAAGAAGATTCTTCAGATAGAAAATGCCAGACAGGTTGCGGTGATGGTCACGGTTACCATTCCGCACGACAGGCCGGAAGAAACCACTCTTAATCTCTCGGGGCCGATAATTATCAACTCCGAAGCCAAGAGGGGAATGCAGGTGCCTCAGCTTGAGGCTGGGTATCCCACGCAGTATCGCCTGAACGGCTAA
- the csrA gene encoding carbon storage regulator CsrA — protein MLILTRKPGESLHLGDHIKLKVLSVQGKQVKLGLEVPDDMTVYREEVYLKIKEQNRMALETSHDDLLAAATIWHGKERKK, from the coding sequence ATGCTGATACTGACCCGGAAACCGGGAGAAAGCCTCCATCTTGGAGACCACATAAAGCTCAAGGTTCTGAGCGTGCAGGGCAAACAGGTCAAACTTGGCTTGGAGGTCCCTGACGACATGACGGTCTATCGGGAAGAGGTATACCTTAAGATCAAAGAGCAGAACCGCATGGCCCTCGAAACGAGCCATGACGATCTGCTCGCGGCGGCTACGATATGGCACGGGAAAGAAAGAAAGAAATAA
- the flgK gene encoding flagellar hook-associated protein FlgK has translation MYGANQVLDMGRWALFASQVQLQVTGENIANVETEGYARREVRLEEGPSINYSPGQLGTGVKAKEVFRHFNSMVERLYYDQSAVSERWGQLYEQLKGVEALFNESNGTGVSDTLSNYLNSWNDLSQHADNYGARQTVVNNGMTLASTLREVDKSLTTMQQQVDTMIDEQVADANSLMNQIAQLNKNINIYDNPGVNNTNSMYDERNRLLRELGEIIDINVIDSGGGNMTVTTKAGQTLVDGINAFSLEFNPPGSDYRLSPETTFEGEVFFEGNDNYEYTLEFLSNGGDISGPVSDGGGAARFRVSLDGGNTWLKDENGVQKEFFARDYDSRVTVEGVDIWFGAENNPTGAATGEFRAGDQIVVSPQRSLYWVQNTSSKVNITPQTGFNGEMNTERTTGGKLGALFSFRDQHVGKYLKKLDALSESLIWEVNRRHSQGAGLEKFKTFDGTYSVSDINKALGSDSSGLAFGSRLQSGTSRMYFYDSSTGNMVSNAALDFDSGTPGVQGFNPEQHSLSDVVDAYNNSYGNYLTASIVNDKLHVDMKEGYEAAFGADSAGLNAALGLNTFFQGSEATDIELNDKITSDLDFLASGHVNGAGEMNPGDNTTALSLYKLREESVQVFTPMEGTTRQTILDYYNGLVGNVGADTKTAEFNYSYTETLRQDLDDRQQSVAGVNLDEEMSNLIKYQHSYTAAAKLISAADQMLQTVLSLKP, from the coding sequence ATGTACGGCGCCAACCAGGTTCTGGACATGGGCCGCTGGGCCCTCTTTGCCTCTCAGGTTCAGCTTCAGGTCACCGGCGAGAACATCGCCAACGTGGAGACGGAAGGGTACGCCCGCCGCGAGGTTCGGCTCGAAGAAGGGCCGTCCATCAATTATTCGCCCGGGCAGCTCGGCACCGGCGTCAAGGCCAAGGAAGTATTCAGGCATTTCAACAGCATGGTTGAGCGCCTGTACTACGACCAGTCCGCGGTTTCCGAGCGTTGGGGACAGCTCTATGAACAGCTCAAAGGCGTTGAAGCCCTGTTCAATGAATCCAACGGCACCGGCGTCAGCGATACGCTTTCCAACTACCTGAACTCATGGAACGATCTGAGCCAGCATGCTGATAACTACGGCGCAAGGCAGACGGTGGTCAACAACGGCATGACGCTGGCCAGCACGCTTCGTGAAGTGGATAAGTCGCTCACCACCATGCAGCAGCAGGTGGACACCATGATCGACGAGCAGGTGGCGGACGCCAACAGCCTGATGAATCAGATCGCCCAGCTGAACAAGAACATCAATATTTACGACAACCCCGGCGTTAACAATACCAACTCCATGTATGACGAGCGCAACCGCCTGCTGCGCGAACTCGGGGAGATCATCGACATCAACGTCATCGATTCCGGTGGCGGGAACATGACCGTGACCACTAAGGCCGGTCAGACGCTCGTGGACGGCATCAACGCCTTTTCGCTGGAATTCAATCCTCCGGGATCGGATTACAGGCTTTCGCCCGAGACGACCTTTGAAGGCGAAGTCTTTTTCGAGGGCAATGACAACTATGAGTATACCCTCGAATTCCTGTCCAACGGCGGTGACATTTCCGGCCCGGTGAGCGATGGCGGCGGCGCGGCGCGCTTCCGTGTTTCCCTTGACGGCGGAAACACCTGGCTCAAGGACGAGAACGGTGTCCAGAAGGAATTTTTTGCCCGCGATTATGACTCGCGCGTGACGGTCGAAGGCGTTGATATCTGGTTTGGCGCGGAGAACAATCCCACCGGTGCGGCCACCGGCGAATTCCGCGCCGGTGACCAGATCGTGGTCAGTCCGCAGCGCAGCCTGTACTGGGTGCAGAACACTTCGTCCAAGGTGAACATCACCCCGCAGACCGGCTTCAACGGCGAGATGAACACCGAGCGGACCACGGGCGGCAAGCTCGGCGCGCTGTTCAGCTTCCGTGACCAGCACGTTGGAAAGTATCTCAAGAAGCTCGATGCGCTTTCCGAAAGTCTCATATGGGAAGTGAATCGCCGTCACAGTCAGGGCGCAGGGCTTGAGAAGTTCAAGACCTTCGACGGAACCTACAGCGTCAGCGACATCAACAAGGCGCTCGGCTCCGATTCTTCCGGGCTTGCTTTTGGCTCCCGACTTCAGTCCGGAACCAGCAGAATGTATTTTTACGATTCGTCCACCGGCAACATGGTCTCAAACGCCGCGCTCGACTTCGACTCCGGCACCCCGGGCGTGCAGGGCTTCAACCCCGAGCAGCACTCCCTCTCGGATGTGGTGGACGCCTATAACAACAGTTACGGTAACTACCTGACCGCATCCATTGTCAACGACAAGCTGCATGTGGATATGAAGGAAGGATACGAAGCGGCCTTTGGCGCGGATTCCGCCGGTCTGAACGCAGCGCTCGGCCTTAATACCTTCTTCCAGGGCTCCGAGGCGACGGATATCGAGCTCAACGACAAGATCACGAGCGACCTTGATTTTCTGGCATCCGGGCACGTTAACGGGGCTGGGGAGATGAACCCCGGCGACAACACCACGGCGCTTTCGCTCTACAAGCTCAGGGAAGAGAGCGTTCAGGTCTTCACGCCCATGGAAGGCACGACCCGGCAGACCATTCTGGACTACTACAACGGTCTGGTCGGCAACGTCGGCGCCGATACCAAGACCGCCGAGTTCAACTACAGCTATACCGAAACCCTGAGGCAGGACCTCGACGACAGGCAGCAGTCCGTTGCGGGCGTCAACCTTGACGAAGAGATGTCCAACCTCATCAAGTACCAGCACTCCTACACGGCGGCCGCCAAGCTTATCAGTGCGGCGGACCAGATGCTCCAGACGGTGCTTTCGCTCAAGCCTTAG
- a CDS encoding flagellar protein FlgN: MDIRIIEENLVRQNKAMLLLSALLQEEFSRLTARNSQGVSQIEISVQELLRQLAAERQSCRAQVGTLVPGAQRIAELEGHLDPEQYETLRALVDKMDEVEQGCAAQANQNYTMAVALHDQSRKLLEFMHDEIQPKTKNAYTARGRFVPPSQNGNILRGRL, from the coding sequence ATGGATATCCGCATAATCGAGGAAAATCTTGTCAGGCAGAACAAGGCCATGCTGTTGCTTTCGGCCCTGCTTCAGGAAGAATTTTCCCGGCTTACCGCCCGCAATTCGCAGGGGGTTTCCCAGATAGAGATATCCGTCCAGGAACTTCTTCGCCAGCTGGCCGCTGAACGTCAGTCCTGCCGCGCGCAGGTGGGAACGCTGGTTCCCGGTGCGCAGCGCATTGCCGAACTTGAAGGGCACCTTGACCCTGAGCAGTACGAAACGCTCAGGGCGCTCGTGGACAAGATGGACGAGGTTGAGCAGGGGTGTGCCGCACAGGCAAACCAGAACTACACCATGGCCGTCGCATTGCATGACCAGAGTCGCAAGCTGTTGGAATTCATGCACGACGAGATCCAGCCCAAGACCAAGAACGCATACACCGCCAGAGGACGGTTCGTTCCCCCTTCCCAGAACGGCAACATTCTTCGCGGGAGGCTCTAG
- a CDS encoding rod-binding protein, translating into MNSIGNDAKAAAALDRQELTRFKMKMDGLKERLGDSKGRDAQLKEACKDFEAIFISKIWKEMRNSVPKEGYLHSKQEEKYLSMFDKDFSEKMASDGGIGLADMLYDQLSTKLKEASRDSLTGKADIRPLNEEREGIPLRRERNTSVEEQTEELTLDDWIGDDAETSGSGNFREGDTAAYATQAPEQAAVAPQAPVTEMDVKAQVEQLARRLEREAQGQVGRKLAYLK; encoded by the coding sequence ATGAACAGCATCGGAAACGACGCCAAGGCCGCAGCGGCCCTCGACAGGCAGGAGCTGACGCGCTTCAAGATGAAGATGGACGGGCTTAAGGAGCGCCTCGGCGACTCCAAGGGCCGCGACGCCCAGCTCAAGGAAGCGTGCAAGGACTTTGAAGCGATCTTTATCAGCAAAATCTGGAAGGAGATGCGCAACTCGGTCCCCAAGGAAGGCTATCTGCACTCCAAGCAGGAAGAGAAGTATCTCTCCATGTTCGACAAGGACTTCTCGGAGAAAATGGCCTCGGACGGTGGCATCGGTCTGGCAGACATGCTCTACGACCAGCTCTCGACCAAGCTCAAGGAAGCCAGCCGCGACTCTCTGACCGGCAAGGCGGACATTCGTCCTCTGAACGAGGAGCGTGAAGGCATCCCCCTGCGCCGTGAACGCAATACCTCCGTGGAAGAGCAGACTGAAGAACTGACGCTGGACGACTGGATCGGCGACGATGCCGAAACGTCCGGTTCGGGGAACTTCCGTGAAGGCGACACTGCGGCCTATGCGACGCAGGCTCCCGAACAGGCGGCAGTGGCCCCGCAGGCTCCCGTTACCGAAATGGACGTGAAAGCACAGGTGGAGCAGCTTGCCCGCCGACTCGAACGTGAAGCACAGGGACAGGTTGGCAGGAAACTTGCTTATCTCAAGTAG
- a CDS encoding flagellar basal body P-ring protein FlgI: MKITRKETAACLTFAVMLALLLAAAAPADAARLKDIASFSGVRNNELVGYGLVVGLAGTGDGTTSTFTMQSMSNMLDKMGVEAAPGDLKPQNVAAVMVSAKMPVSAKPGSGLDVTVSSLGDAESLLGGVLLVTPLKGLDGKIYAVAQGSLTIGGFSVGGEAATAQKNIPTVGRIPNGAVVEREVPFSFNNQESMTINLTVQDFSTTMDVVNRINGVLGDRYASARDISTVELQIPPKFRGNMVPLMASLENMNITPGGKAKVVVDEKTGTVVLGQDVRLSKVAVAHGNLQVVIAESQEVSQPGPFSDGETVVTPQTDVGIEEQNNSLMLMEGATLQELVDGLNAIGAAPRDLISIIRALKVAGSLHAEVEVI; this comes from the coding sequence ATGAAGATCACGAGAAAGGAAACCGCAGCCTGTCTGACGTTTGCCGTCATGCTGGCACTCCTTCTCGCCGCCGCGGCTCCCGCGGATGCGGCGAGGCTAAAGGACATCGCCAGCTTCAGCGGCGTGCGCAACAACGAGCTGGTCGGCTACGGTCTCGTGGTCGGCCTTGCCGGAACCGGTGACGGAACCACGTCCACCTTCACCATGCAGTCCATGTCCAACATGCTCGACAAGATGGGCGTTGAAGCCGCTCCCGGCGACCTGAAGCCCCAGAACGTCGCCGCGGTCATGGTCTCCGCCAAGATGCCGGTGTCTGCCAAGCCGGGCTCCGGGCTTGACGTGACGGTGTCCTCGCTCGGTGATGCCGAGAGTCTTCTCGGCGGCGTGCTGCTTGTCACGCCCCTCAAGGGTCTCGACGGCAAAATCTACGCCGTGGCGCAAGGCTCGCTGACCATCGGCGGTTTCAGCGTCGGCGGAGAGGCGGCCACCGCGCAGAAGAACATCCCCACCGTCGGCCGCATCCCCAACGGAGCGGTGGTGGAGCGGGAGGTGCCGTTCTCCTTCAATAATCAGGAGAGTATGACCATCAACCTCACGGTGCAGGACTTCAGCACCACCATGGACGTGGTCAACCGCATCAACGGCGTTCTCGGCGACAGGTATGCCAGCGCGCGCGACATTTCCACCGTGGAACTCCAGATTCCCCCGAAGTTCCGGGGCAACATGGTGCCGCTCATGGCATCGTTGGAGAACATGAACATCACCCCCGGAGGCAAGGCCAAGGTCGTGGTGGACGAAAAGACCGGCACCGTGGTTCTGGGGCAGGACGTGCGACTTTCCAAGGTCGCCGTGGCTCACGGAAACCTTCAGGTGGTTATTGCCGAATCTCAGGAAGTCAGTCAGCCCGGCCCGTTCTCCGACGGGGAGACCGTGGTCACGCCGCAGACCGATGTGGGCATCGAGGAGCAGAACAACAGCCTGATGCTCATGGAGGGCGCGACCCTTCAGGAACTGGTGGACGGTCTGAACGCCATTGGAGCCGCCCCGCGCGACCTGATCTCGATCATCCGCGCGCTCAAGGTCGCCGGCTCTCTGCACGCGGAAGTGGAGGTCATCTAG
- a CDS encoding flagellar basal body L-ring protein FlgH, which produces MKPYILALVAFTVVAGGCASRTEPEPMPVLTPPVIVEQDPAQNPGSLFDPNQAEFLYDDNRAKRVGDIVLVEVAESSKSKLKNDTTAKRETTTDMGVTAFPGTGILGAIPGSQSLASPGDVNIGARAQNDFEGEGETNHESSVTATVATRIVRRLPGNILQVEGARRIRVNFETQILVVRGLIRQRDITSDNSISSNNLAEAQIEMYGQGVLTDKQRPGWLSRILDNIYPF; this is translated from the coding sequence ATGAAACCCTACATCCTCGCACTTGTAGCCTTTACGGTCGTCGCGGGCGGTTGTGCTTCCCGCACCGAGCCGGAGCCGATGCCCGTGCTGACTCCTCCGGTGATCGTCGAGCAGGACCCGGCGCAGAATCCCGGCTCGTTGTTCGATCCGAATCAGGCGGAATTTCTCTATGATGACAACCGCGCCAAGCGCGTGGGCGACATCGTGCTGGTGGAAGTGGCGGAGTCCTCCAAGTCCAAGCTGAAGAACGATACCACCGCCAAGCGCGAGACCACCACCGACATGGGTGTCACCGCGTTTCCGGGAACCGGCATCCTCGGCGCCATACCCGGTTCGCAGTCCCTCGCTTCGCCCGGCGACGTGAACATCGGCGCCCGCGCACAGAACGATTTTGAAGGCGAAGGGGAGACCAACCATGAGTCCAGCGTCACCGCCACCGTGGCCACGCGCATTGTGCGACGGCTTCCCGGAAACATTCTTCAGGTGGAAGGCGCGCGCCGCATCAGGGTCAACTTCGAGACACAGATTCTCGTGGTTCGCGGCCTGATCCGGCAGCGGGACATCACGTCCGACAACAGCATTTCATCCAACAACCTCGCCGAAGCGCAGATCGAAATGTACGGCCAGGGCGTCCTGACCGACAAGCAGCGTCCCGGCTGGCTGTCCAGAATTCTCGACAACATCTATCCGTTCTAA
- the flgA gene encoding flagellar basal body P-ring formation chaperone FlgA, translated as MIYGNTARDARRPWGLGVAVVAAMCLAALVMASTVHAGEWRIRIKPAAVLDGGPVTLGDIAVAVGDVDAPVWKRLSGTKLWKPSSRRGRPVAISRDKLRSILRHYIGEYERRCEVPSRMLVQTGGKVILVNEIRRRVVEYLTPRAERFDAEISFRDFAVPDYIFFPNRFDKLKVDSSRDVRPGRNSVQMEVVTSDGKTVRRLAGSVFMDVWKAVPAAAQIMNRGERITPDKLTFVRKNLAYATNTWDGKGGPWRIRRPVGRGQAITRDRIEALPAVSRGEHVNLVYDSGRVKLSVEVEVLDDAKVGQQVEVRNMQSNRTIVATVVSPGKVMVR; from the coding sequence ATGATTTACGGAAACACCGCACGGGATGCTCGAAGACCCTGGGGCCTCGGCGTGGCCGTCGTGGCCGCCATGTGCCTTGCCGCGCTTGTCATGGCCTCCACGGTCCATGCCGGTGAATGGCGCATCAGGATCAAGCCTGCCGCGGTGCTCGACGGCGGGCCGGTTACCCTTGGCGACATAGCCGTTGCCGTGGGTGATGTGGACGCTCCGGTATGGAAGCGGCTTTCCGGAACCAAGCTCTGGAAACCCTCGTCCAGACGGGGAAGACCCGTGGCCATCTCCCGCGACAAGCTGCGTTCGATTCTGCGCCATTACATCGGCGAATACGAGCGCCGGTGCGAGGTGCCTTCGCGAATGCTGGTGCAGACCGGCGGCAAGGTCATACTGGTCAACGAGATTCGTCGCAGGGTGGTCGAATATTTGACACCTCGTGCGGAACGCTTCGACGCCGAGATTTCCTTCCGTGATTTTGCGGTGCCGGACTACATCTTCTTCCCCAACCGCTTCGACAAGCTGAAGGTCGATTCTTCTCGCGACGTCAGGCCGGGGCGCAACTCCGTGCAGATGGAAGTGGTTACTTCCGATGGAAAGACCGTGCGGAGGCTGGCAGGCAGCGTTTTCATGGATGTCTGGAAGGCTGTGCCGGCCGCGGCGCAGATAATGAACAGGGGAGAGCGCATCACGCCGGACAAGCTGACTTTTGTCCGCAAGAATTTGGCTTACGCCACCAACACCTGGGACGGCAAGGGCGGCCCGTGGCGGATTCGTCGTCCCGTGGGGCGCGGACAGGCCATCACACGAGATCGCATAGAGGCGCTTCCGGCAGTATCGAGGGGCGAGCATGTGAACCTCGTGTACGACAGCGGTCGCGTCAAGTTGAGCGTCGAAGTGGAAGTTCTCGATGACGCCAAGGTGGGCCAGCAGGTTGAGGTCCGGAATATGCAAAGCAATAGAACCATCGTGGCGACAGTGGTCTCGCCCGGCAAGGTCATGGTCCGATAA
- the flgG gene encoding flagellar basal-body rod protein FlgG translates to MMRSLWTAATGMVAMQTHIDVLSNNLANVNTTGFKKSRAEFEDLMYQNIKMAGTLNQNGGRTPTGMQVGMGVKPTTVHKFFSQGDFKNTGNPLDMAIEGDGFFRVTQNDEDVYTRAGSFKLDNEGRVVTAQGYPLQPEFLVPAETADLVVSEDGHIAALDKSGAEIAAADIPIFTFTNPAGLNAVGKNVYVETEASGAAVQGTPGEDNFGTLAQGFLEGSNVEMVDEMVGLIVGQRAYEINSKAITTSDSMLQTAINVKR, encoded by the coding sequence ATGATGCGTTCATTATGGACGGCTGCCACCGGCATGGTGGCGATGCAGACGCACATCGACGTGCTTTCGAACAACCTCGCCAACGTGAACACCACGGGCTTCAAGAAGAGCCGCGCGGAGTTCGAGGACCTGATGTACCAGAACATCAAGATGGCGGGAACGCTCAACCAGAACGGCGGCAGGACCCCCACGGGCATGCAGGTCGGCATGGGCGTCAAACCCACGACGGTGCACAAGTTCTTCAGTCAGGGAGACTTCAAGAACACCGGCAACCCGCTGGACATGGCCATCGAGGGCGACGGCTTCTTCCGCGTTACGCAGAACGACGAGGATGTGTACACCCGCGCCGGTTCGTTCAAGCTGGACAATGAAGGCCGCGTCGTCACTGCACAGGGGTATCCGCTTCAACCGGAATTCCTCGTGCCCGCCGAAACCGCTGATCTGGTGGTCAGCGAGGACGGACACATTGCCGCACTCGACAAGAGCGGAGCGGAGATCGCCGCCGCGGACATCCCGATTTTCACCTTCACCAACCCGGCCGGACTGAACGCCGTGGGCAAGAACGTCTACGTCGAGACCGAGGCGTCCGGCGCGGCTGTTCAGGGAACGCCCGGCGAAGACAACTTCGGCACGCTGGCGCAGGGTTTTCTGGAAGGCTCCAACGTGGAGATGGTGGACGAAATGGTCGGATTGATCGTTGGGCAGCGCGCCTATGAAATCAACTCAAAGGCCATCACCACCTCCGACTCCATGCTCCAGACCGCAATCAACGTGAAGCGTTAA
- the flgF gene encoding flagellar basal-body rod protein FlgF — MRDSIFSAVFGALSNEMRMSTTANNLANVNTTGYKKDECAFHDTFIRFAHDYVVDAKPYMRDKPLFPEADLMSRVRLSDQYTDLAQGSLQETGNPLDVAISGDGFFKAQVGDEQQLTRAGNFSVDQNGVLVTKQGYPVMVGGGSLAIPPDATNISIDSAGQISANGAVLGQLDIVDVDDKRALEKVGQNFMRIREDSGANEIPAENMTVEQGYLEKSNVEVVTEMVKMIETQRAFQSYQKIMTSTDQIDRRMIMTLGRSY, encoded by the coding sequence ATGAGAGACAGCATATTCAGCGCGGTATTCGGCGCTTTATCCAATGAAATGAGGATGTCGACGACCGCCAACAATTTGGCGAACGTCAACACCACAGGCTACAAGAAGGATGAGTGTGCATTTCACGACACCTTCATCCGGTTTGCCCACGACTATGTGGTCGACGCAAAGCCTTACATGCGCGACAAGCCGCTGTTTCCGGAAGCCGACCTCATGTCGAGGGTCCGCCTTTCGGATCAGTACACCGATCTGGCGCAGGGCAGCCTGCAGGAAACCGGCAACCCGCTCGACGTGGCCATCTCCGGTGACGGATTCTTCAAGGCGCAGGTCGGTGACGAGCAGCAACTCACGCGTGCAGGCAACTTTTCCGTCGACCAGAACGGTGTTCTCGTGACCAAGCAGGGGTATCCCGTAATGGTTGGCGGCGGTTCTCTGGCCATTCCACCCGATGCAACGAACATCTCCATTGATTCCGCCGGACAGATCAGCGCAAACGGCGCCGTCCTCGGCCAGCTGGACATCGTGGACGTGGACGACAAGCGGGCCTTGGAAAAAGTGGGCCAGAACTTCATGCGCATCCGCGAAGACAGCGGTGCCAACGAGATTCCCGCCGAAAACATGACGGTGGAGCAGGGATACCTCGAAAAATCCAACGTGGAAGTCGTGACCGAAATGGTCAAGATGATAGAAACCCAGCGTGCTTTCCAGTCATATCAGAAGATTATGACCAGTACCGATCAGATTGACCGGCGCATGATCATGACTCTGGGCAGGAGCTACTAG
- the rimP gene encoding ribosome maturation factor RimP encodes MTRKRFEDILDELVRPEVEGLGYTLWGISCPGGGGKRRILIYIDGPDGVTVDACAEVSRQVGLVLEMEDAVPGAFTLEVSSPGLEREFFSIDQMAAYTGKTVRVTLWEPRQEQRKFSGTLAGIDENAFVLETETGNESFSWGEVKKARLVHVF; translated from the coding sequence ATGACGCGCAAGAGATTCGAAGACATCCTGGACGAGCTGGTCCGCCCCGAAGTTGAAGGACTTGGATACACCCTGTGGGGTATTTCCTGTCCCGGCGGAGGCGGCAAGCGTAGAATCCTGATCTACATCGACGGACCGGACGGAGTCACTGTGGACGCCTGCGCCGAGGTAAGCCGTCAGGTGGGACTCGTGCTGGAGATGGAAGACGCCGTCCCCGGCGCATTCACCCTCGAAGTCTCGTCCCCGGGCCTTGAAAGAGAGTTTTTCAGCATCGACCAGATGGCCGCGTACACCGGAAAGACCGTTCGGGTCACCCTGTGGGAACCGCGGCAGGAGCAACGTAAGTTCAGCGGGACACTGGCCGGCATCGATGAGAATGCCTTCGTCCTTGAAACGGAGACAGGAAACGAATCCTTCTCCTGGGGCGAAGTCAAGAAAGCCAGACTGGTGCACGTTTTTTAG